The Candidatus Saccharimonadales bacterium nucleotide sequence TGGAGAGACACGGTTGGACTTCAGAACCTTCACTGGATAAACGAAACACCAGAAGAAGGAGTCTATACTATTCGGATTCGCCACCGTGCTCCGCTTACAAAAGCGACGTTATTCCACACAGAAGCAGGAGGAGCAAAACTGACGCTTCATGATCAGCAGCGTGCGGTCACTGCCGGGCAGTCAGTCGTCATCTACAAAGATGATATATGCCTTGGTGGCGGCATTGTCGATTAGGCTCTCACTGGAAGTTAAATACTTGGTGACTGAGATCTAGCTTATGGTATATACTGAGTAAATGTATAAAGCGTGGGCGCTAAGACAATCAAAAGGCTTTACAATTGTCGAACTTCTTATCGTGATTGTCGTCATTGGCATTCTTTCAGCTATTGTTATCGTAGCGTACAGAGGCATCCAATCGAATGCCTCTGATGCAATTGTAAAATCCGATGAGACGGCAATATTTAAAGCACTTCGCAGGTATAAAGTCCTTAAGGGCAATTATCCTCAATCTACGGCTGAACTTGAGTCAATGGCAGATGCGGTGACAGGCTATCCAGAATCAAAAATTCGTATTAATACAAGCGCATATGATGTCACGACACCAGCTGCCAGTAACGATACGAATCGCCGCAATCTCATAATTTGTGTGCGAAGTGGCCCCGATCCAAGAGCGGGAATTGCAAGTCTTAGTAAATCTGGAAAGATATTTTTCTACACTTCATTCGGTGGTCCTTCTGAGAGCACACAGAATTGGATCGCTCAGCAATCAACGATGTGCCCACGATTAGGCATCGCGACAACTGATCCTGGCTATGCAAGATCTTTTGGTTATGAGAGGTCAGCTACCCAAGACCCATCAGTCGGATGGAAGCCATACACAAATGGTGAATAGCTTTTTATAAGGGAATAAAAATAGCCGCGACCCGGCTGGGCGGCGCCATGTGGCACCAGCCCAGCCGTTTTCGCGGCGTTGTCAGAGACCCGCTAAGGATCTGAGACTCTGTAGCCCTGGTGTATCAATCTCGATGTAGTAGCCATCACACTCCGGGATGGTACGCTCGGTGTGGTCTGAGAGAGTCACAACTGTCGAGTTGGTCTCGTTGTTGTGCATGATTCGAAGGAAATTCTCGAACCGGATAGGTATACGGTTCTCGGTTCTCCTTCTGTCCTCCCCGTCATTTTTATATGTGACAATGGTTATGAACGAATCCATAACTATCCCTCCGGCTTTTTGAAAAACATCGCCAATCTGACAATGTAATAAATTATATCATGGTATCATAATATTGTCAATATAGTCCAAAATGACAATGACTGGTAAAATAACAGATATGAATGCTCAAGAAATACGTCAAGCTTATCTAGATTTCTTTAAAGACCGCGGACACGCAGTTATTCCACGCGCAAAAATAGTGCCGGAAAATGATCCATCGACTCTTTTTACAGGAAGTGGCATGCAGCCAATGATTCCATTTCTTCTTGGGCAACCACACCCATCAGGGACTCGTCTTGTCGATAGTCAAACATGTCTTCGAGCTCAGGACATTGAAGAAGTAGGCGATAACCGTCATACAACCTTTTTTGAAATGCTCGGCAACTGGAGTATGGGTGACTATTTTAAAGCTGAACAAGTCCCTTGGATGTTCGAGTTTCTTACAGAAGTTGTGAAATTAGATCCAAGCAAGATCTACGTCACATGTTTTATTGGTGCACCAGAATATAATATTCCAAAAGATACCGATGCTGCACAAATTTGGCAAACACTTTTTGCTACTAAGAATATTACGGCTGAAGTTGCTGACATTGGCTCAGAAGAGGACGGCTATTCTCGTGGCATTAAAGATGGTGAACGAATATTCTACTACGATGGATCAAAGAACTGGTGGAGTCGAAATGGTGGTCCAGAAACGACACCAGTAGGTGATCCGTGTGGTCCTGATTCAGAAATGTTCTACGACTTTGGTACGCCGCATAACATTGAGTATGGTGAATTTTGCCACCCAAACTGCGACTGTGGTCGTTTTATGGAAATTGGTAACAACGTCTTTATGGCGTACAGGAAAGAGGCTGAAGGTGTCTTTGTCCCACTTGAAAAACCAAACATTGATCATGGCTCGGGCTTAGAGCGCATTGCAGCTGCTGCAATCAATGACCCAGATGCATATAAGATCAGTCTTTTGTGGCCAATCATTGAAAAATTAGAGAAAATTAGCGGCAAGAGTTACGATGCAAATCAGGCAAGTATGCGGGTCATCGCTGATCATCTTCGCGCTGCAACATTTATGGCCGTTGATGGTATCGTACCGAGCAACAAACAACAAGGTTACGTTATGCGTCGTCTCGTAAGACGTGCCATGATCAAAGCATTTGATCTTGGTATCGAGCAAAACTTCCTCGAACAAATCGTGCCAGTTATCGCTGATCTTTATCATAATGATTTTCCAGAAGTTGCCGAAAACCGTGAGCAGATTATTGCAGTCCTTATTAAAGAAGAAAAGGCATTCCGCCAAACAATCAGAAAAGGCCTTTTGGTGTTTTCAAAACTACAAGCAGGTGGTCTTACGGGCGAAGAAGTATTTACACTGTATGACACATACGGCTTTCCATCTGAGCTCTCAACCGAAGAAGCATTTAAGCAAGGAATTGATCTTAGCGAAAATTGGCGCGAAGAATTTGATGCAAAAATGACCGAGCAGCGTGAACGCTCTCAAACTGCAGCAAAGGGTACCTTTAAGGGTGGTCTTGGCGGTCAGACTCTTCAACATAAGAAATACCACACGGCGACGCACCTTATGTATCAGGCGCTTCGCCAGGTTCTTGGTGATCACGTCGTACAACATGGAAGCAATATCACTGAAGAACGTCTTCGCTTCGACTTTTCTCATCCTGAAAAAGTAACTCCTGAACAAATTCAAGAAGTTGAAGCTATCGTCAACGAACAGATTCAAAAAGATCTAAAGATTAGTTTCGCTGAATATCCAACAAAAGTAGCGCGCGAAGAAAAAGGTGCGCTTGGTCAGTTTGGCGACCGCTACGGTGATACGGTTAAAGTCTACAAGATGATTGCAGACGGTGAAGATGTTCCGTTTAGTTTTGAAATTTGCGGAGGTCCTCATGTCGATCACACACACGAACTTATCGATGGTGGCAAAACCTTCAAAATAATTAAAGAAGAATCATCAAGCGCCGGAATTCGTCGTATAAAAGCAGTCCTCCAGTAAAGTTATCAGAAATTAAAATAGGGCAAGTGTTCATACACTTGCCCTTCACGTCTTTTGCTGTGTATTACTACACAGCCCTCATTGAAGATTATCTACTTCTTGGTGCCATCATTCGAGCCGAACAGTATCCAGCGGACGAGTAGTACTAAAAGCATGAGCACATCCAGTATCAAAACTGCCATAATGTAGGATGCCACAATCTTACCAGTAGGAGCGTCACCATAGCCCCACCAGTCGATCTTGCAGGTGAGAGACGACAATGACTCACACCCCTTCATCTTGACACCGATGACGAGGAACAGGGTTACTCGCTCGACAGCGAAGATGAGTAACAGAATACTCAGTACAAATCCAAGTCGACGAGGAGCGCTACCGAGCTTACTGCCAGATCCTGACGTCATGATAACTCCAAATTTTCGAGGAACGGATGATGAAACTATACAATGTTATTCATTTAATATCAATAGATGAGAAAAATATGTCTCCATCTAATGGTAAGAAAATTTCATCAAACGCGTAAAGTGCTCTATAATGAATACTAATTATGGTTTTTGATAAATTTCGCCAAGCTCGCAAAAATACATCTGATGCAGATTACGTTGTCGCCCTCGACATCGGTACTGAATTTGTCAAAGCACTTATTGCAAAACAGACAGACGATACGCTTGAGATTGTTGGCGTCGGACGTGCACGCCAAGATGTTAGTGACATGTACTCTGGTGCAATAGCAGACATATCTGGCGTTGTTCGTAACTGTGAAGAAGCACTGAGTGCTGCCGAAGATCAATCTGGCATTCACGCCACTCGTGTCGTTATCGGTATTGCAGGTGAACTCGTTAAGGGTGTCACAAATACAATTCGTTACCGCCGCCCACAACCAGATCGTCCACTCGATGTTGCCGAAATGGAATTCATTATTGAAAAAGTTCAAGAGCGCGCCCAGGGTAAGGCTCAAAAACAAATCGCCCTTGAAACAGGTAACGATGAAGTTGAAGTAAAGCTCGTAAACTCTGCACTTGTGAGTATTCACATTGATGGCTACAAGGTTAGTAATCCAATTGGTTTTCAGGGTAAAGACGTTGCAGTACAAATCTATACCGCCTTTGCGCCAATGGTGCATATTGGCGCCCTAGAGCGCGTCGCAGACGAACTGGCGCTCGAGCTTGTTGCTGTTGCCGCTGAACCATTTGCCGTCAGTCGTTCGGTTCTTGGAACTGATGCGAGCAGTACGTTTACAGCTATTCTTGTCGACGTTGGTGGTGGTACAACGGATATTGCGGTCGTCAATGATGGTGGCGTCGAGGGAACAAAAATGTTCGGTATTGGTGGCCGTAGCTTTACGCGCACAATCGCAACTGACATGGACCTCAATTACAGTGACGCTGAAAAACTAAAAGTGAACATTGATAGTCCTCAGATCAAAGCCAGTGTGTCAAAAGATGCAAATGCAGCAATCGATAAAACACTAGATGTCTGGCTTGCTGGTGTTGAACTTGCGCTAAGCGAATTTGATTCAGTCGATCATTTACCAAATCGTATTCTTCTTTGTGGCGGTGGTTCAAGTCTGAAAAAGATTATCACGTCACTCGAATCAAGTGCATGGCACAAAGAACTTCCATTTACAAAACAGCCTACGGTGCAGCTTATTAATCCTAAAGAAGTTGCCGGAATTACTGATGCAACAGGTGATGCAAACGACCACACCTTCATCACAGCCATGGGTCTTCTAAGGGTTGGATATGATACAATAATTGGTAGTAGTGATACAGATACGATCAAGGATAAACTAAATCGGCTTCTGAGAATATAAACAATGAATAAAGACGTTATTTACATCGATGTCGAAGACGATATCACGGCAATTATCGGTAAGGTAAAATCAGCCAAAGAAAAAATCGTCGCACTTGTACCACCAAAACGAATTGGTGTGTTACAGAGTGCTGTCAATCTTCGTCTTCTTGCCCGTGCCGCAGGCCAGGCAAATAAACACCTCGTTGTTATTACGAATAACCCAGCACTCTCAGCCCTGTCTGCTGCAGCACTGCTTCCAGTCGCAAAAAATCTTCAGAGCAAGCCAGGTCTTGCTGATATTCCAGCCCTGGATATTGATGATGGGGAAGATGTCATTGATGGCGCTCAGCTCCCTGTTGGTGAACTTGTAAAAACTGCCGATACCCCACAAGGTCGTAAAGTAATTCCTGTCTCAGATAATACAGGTACGGATACTGCGGTTGATGACATCGCAAAAGCGGCAGCTCCTTCTGTTGGCGGAACACTCGCAAAGCCAAAAGCGAAAAGTGGCGTTAAGGTACCAAACTTTAACATTTTTCGTAAAAAACTCCTCCTCCTTATCGGCGGCGGCATTTTGCTTATAGGATTTTTAATTTGGGCAATATTTATCGCTCCACGTGCAACGGTGCTTATTACTGCAAGAACTACAGATTCATCCGTAAACAGCAAAGTAACATTCGATAGTACAGCAAAGACAGACCTTACTTCGAACGTCATTCGATCTGCAACGCAGCAGATCAAAAAAGATGATTCAATTGAGTTTGATGCTACTGGTAAAAAGGATGTTGGTGATACGGCGAAAGGCAATGTAAAATTATCGAAGCTTTCTCCATCTGCAACATCAATCCCAGCTGGTAGCCAACTAACAAGTACCGCTGGACTCGTATTTACAACTGATACTGACACGACAATTCCTCCGAGTACTCCATGTTTTCCTAGTTTCTGTGCACAGAGTGTGACCGTCGGTGTGACGGCTGCTGCGAGCGGTACAAAATATAACGGAGCAACAGGTGCACTGAGTGGTGCACCAAGCTCCGCATCGGCAAGCTTCGTGGATGCAAGTGCTGGTGGTACAGATAAGGTCGCAACAATTGTTACTGCAGATGATATCCAAAAAGCAACAGATGCACTTCTTCAGAAAAATAACGATGACATGAAAACACAGCTAAAAACTCAGTTTGGCGCTCAGTCAGTCGTTCTAGACTCAAGCTTCATGTCATCTCAAACTGGAGCAACTTCAACGCCCGCTGTAAACCAAGAACTTGTTGCCGGAGCTGGTAAAGCAAAACTTTCTGCAAGCCTAACATATACAATGGTTGGTATCGATAAGTCTGAAATTAAAACATATCTCGATGCATACTTTAATAAGCAACTAACAGATCAGAATAGTCAACGTATCTATGGTGATGGTTTAGATAAAGTAACATTCACGAACGTTAATGCACCAACTGACGGTAAGCCGACAGCAAACATTGTCGCAACAGCTCAAGTTGGTCCAAAGATTGATGATGCAGTCATAAAATCAACTGCCATGGGCAAACGATACGGTGAAATTCAATCTGCAATCGAAGGCATTCAGGGCGTTAACAACGTCGATGTACAGTTCTGGCCATTCTGGGTAACATCAGCACCAAATGATACTAGCAAGATCAATGTTGAATTTAAATTAGATGCCTCAAACTAAGTCGTATCTCGCTCTTGATGTCGGTGAAAAGCGCATAGGTGTCGCCGTAGGTGACAGCGGCGTCCGGATTGCCGTGCCTTTTGATACGATCGAAGTTGATGGTAATGAGGTTGAACGTATCGCACGACTGGTTATCGACGAAAGTGTCGACACGGTCGTTGTTGGATACCCGCGTAACCAATCGGGCGAACCAACTGCACAGACCGCGTTTGTTGAAGATTTTACAAAGCAGCTTACAGACATTGCACCAGATCTTGTTTTTCAGGACGAGTCACTTACGAGCGTTATCGCAGAACAGCAGCTGAAGTCATACAAAAAGCCATATTCCAAAGGCGATATTGATGCTCAAGCTGCGGCTATTATCCTTCAGGATTATTTGGAGCAAAATGCATGAACAATGATATCCGACCACCTCGACCACAGCAGCGTCCTGAGCGATTAGTACAGAATGAGCCCGTAAAGCCACTTCAGCCAACCATAAGACCTGAGGCAGTCCCTTCATTCGCACCAATAGCAACACCTGAGAACATTCCTTTTGCTCCTGCTGAGCCTAGTCCAATTCCTGACCCACCAAAGCTTTCTTTACCAGATAAAAAGAAGCGTTCTGGACTACGTAAATTTATGATTGGTCTTATTGTCGTCGTTGTTCTTGCGGTCATTGCCGTTATCGGATCTTACGTCTGGTATAACAACCAGCTCCAGGCCGTATCAAGTGATGCGAAATCTGCCCGTGTGAGAGTAACAATTGAGAGCGGCGCAAGCCCAGCTATGATCTCTACGCAGCTGCATGATCAAAAACTCATTCGAAGTACGTTTGCTTTTGATATCTATACAAGGCTTTCGGGTGTAAGAGATAAGTTAAAAGCTGGGACATTTAGCTTATCTCCTCACGACACAACGCAGCAGATAGTCGACCATCTTGTAGCGGGAAAAACAGACGAGTTTCAGCTTACATTTCTTCCAGGTGCAACAATCACAGATAATAAAAAAACCCTTATAAAAGCTGGTTACGCCAAAGCTGATGTCGAAGCGGCATTTAATAAATCATATGTAGACAAATACCCAGATTTATTTAATGGCCATCCAGCATCTGCTGGCCTTGAAGGCTATATGTACGGCCAAACATATAGCTTTTTTACAACTGCAACGCCTGAGGATATCATTTCCCGGACTCTTGATGAATTTAACACGCATGTTGCGACGCTGAAGGCTGATTTCCAAAAACAAGGACTCACTCTCTACCAGGGGATTACACTTGCATCTATTATCCAACGAGAAACAAGCTCAACTACGCCTGATAGTGCAAGTAGTGACCAAAGCCAAGTCTCTCAGGTTTTTTACTCACGGCTTGCGGCAAATATGCCACTCGGTTCTGATGTCACCGCATACTACGGCGCGGACCTTATTGGAGCGTCCCATGCTGTCACTGTCGATACTCCTTATAATACCCGCATTCATACAGGGCTGCCTCCAGGTCCAATAGCAACGCCAAGCCTTGGTGCGCTAATTGCAGCCTCGCATCCTGCAGCAGGAGATTATATGTATTTCCTCAGTGGTGACGACAATATTACGTATTTTGCACGTACAAATGATGAACATGAGCAAAATATCACGAATCACTGCCAAGTTAAGTGTTCAATTCCGTAAATAACAGAGGTAGATATTTTATAAAACAAATTGACATTCTTTGCAATGCCTGATACAATAAATCACAGCACATTTGTAAGTTCGTCTACTAAATGCGGTCAAAAGCTGTATATGCGAGTGGGCAGTACGAATTACAAATGAGCCTACCAATAAATGTCGCTACGGGCACCGATAAAGAACTTTTCAATTAATATCATTAACGAAATCGGTCGAAACACGTGCCCTGTTCTTGCGAGAAGAAAGACAAAGTAAGGTAGACGCCTTTGCAGTAATGCGAACGGCAGGAGAACCAGAATTAGTAAATCAGAATCCGTTTTGGATACACCTCTAAGCGCTGCTTCTATGAAGCAACAAGTTCTTTCGAGACACAAAAATCTCCGTAAGAACAAGGGTGGACCGAAATCGACAACGATTGCCGCTTACACCGGTGTCTTCCTGCTCATTATGTCGATAGTCGCTATTGGCTACCGACCACCTCAGTCAATCGAGGCACTTGCGAGTGCGTCCACATCAGCTCCAGCGACCGATCAAGTTGATCAGCCTTCTGTTGACCAATTAGTTGCAACCAACATTGCAGCAAATATTGCTGAACGTGCAGATCTCCCAATTGCACCAAACGTTGCTAACCTTTCAGTTTCACTTTCTGTCCGGAGTGAACTATCACAAGGCGATACAGCAGCTACAGTTTCTAAACCTCAAATTATCCAACCAACTGCTGGTAGTAGGGAAATTAAAACCTACACAGCAAAAGCTGGTGATACAGCTGAAGGCGTTTCAAGCCTTTATGGTATTTCTGCAACAACCCTTAAATGGGCAAACAATATTGCAAGTGATGCAATTGAAGCAAACAAGCAACTTATGATCCCACCAGTTGACGGTGTGGTATATGTCGTAAAAGATGGTGATACAGTTGATTCTCTTGCAGCGAAGTACGGTGCAGATAAAACTCGTATCGTATCATTTAATGACCTTGAGCTAGCTGGCGTCAAAACAGGTATGAAGATTATTATTCCAGGAGGTGTTCTTCCTGATACTGAGCGCCCAGGCTATGTCGCACCACGACCAGTCTATGTTGGTGGCGGTACTAGCGGCGGAACAGACTACTCTGTTATTAGTAGCTCAGTTGCACGTGCCTCAGCAGGTAATCGTTATGCATTTGGTAACTGTACTTGGTATGCATACGAACGCCGTGCGCAGCTTGGCCGACCTGTTGGTAGCTTCTGGGGTAACGGTGCTGAATGGGATAACAGCGCACGTGCTGCTGGTTTCCTTGTTGACCGTACACCTGAACCAGGCGCTATCCAAGTTATGGAAGGTGGTGCAGGGCATGTCGCAATCGTTGAAGAAGTATATTCAGACGGCAGCATTCGCTTAAGTGAAATGAACTACGCCGGTAACTTTAACCGCGTGACATCACGTACTATGAGTGCTGGTTCAGCTGGTGGATTTAACTACATTCACTAGGCCGCACAAAACCTAAACACTGTCGCCTCTGTTAATTCAGGGGCGATTTTGCTATAATAGGGAAAGTTATGTTTGTTGATACAGCAAAAGTTTTTATTAATGCCGGTAATGGCGGCAATGGTGCCGTTAGTTTTCGTCATGAAATCTATGTCGATAAAGGTGGTCCTGACGGTGGTGATGGCGGCAAAGGTGGTGATGTCATCTTCGAAGCAAGTGAGAACGTCAACACACTCGTCGACTTTCGATTTAAACCTGAACTCAAAGCAGATCATGGTAATAAAGGAAGTAAACAAAATAAGAGAGGCCGATCTGGCGAAGACTTAATTGTGAAGGTTCCAATGGGTACGGTTGTTCGTAAAAACGGTGAGATTATTGCTGACCTTATTGAAAATGGTCAACAGGTCGTTATCGCAAAAGGTGGTGATGGCGGCTTTGGAAACGCTCACTTTAAATCCTCAGTTCGTCAAACGCCTCGAATCGCTGAACTTGGTGAAGACGGTGACAATTTTGAAGCACAACTTGAACTAAAGCTTATTGCTGATGTTGGACTTGTTGGATTTCCAAATGCTGGTAAATCAACATTTTTATCAGTTGTCAGTAACGCTCGTCCTGAAATTGCAGATTATGCGTTTACGACTCTGACACCAAATCTTGGTGTTGCAGATATTGATAACACAAGTCTTCTTGTTGCTGACATTCCTGGCCTTATTGAAGGTGCGAGCGAAGGCAAGGGCCTTGGCGATGCATTCCTCCGACACGTGGAACGTACTGCGGTACTTCTTCATCTTATAGATATCTACAGTAATGATGTGGCTGCGAGCTACAAAACAATTCGTAACGAACTATCTAGCTATAGTGAAGAGCTTGCAACTCGACCAGAAGTCATTGCACTCACAAAGTGTGAAGGCTTTGATGATGAAATGATTAAGATGCAAGTTGATGCAGTAAAAGCGGTTGCCGGTAAAAAAGCCGAGGTCTTTGTAATCTCAGCAAGTAGCCACACTGGTCTTACTGAAGTGCTTCGCTCACTTCGAGCAAAAGTAGATGCAGTTCGTGAAATTGAGCAGGCAATTGAAGCTGAAGACGAAGAAGATCTTCCGGTTATTACACTCTCTGAGCAGCAAATTAATGATGCTTGGACAGTCGAAAAGGACGGTGACGTCCTGGTTGTTCATGGAGATAAAATCGAAAAGTTCGCAAGACGCACAAACTTCGATGGTTTTGAGAACGTAAACCGCCTTAGGGACATTATGAAAAAACTTGGTATTTCACACGAGTTAAGCCGAAAAGGTGCAACTGGTGAGACAATTATTCGAATCGGCGAAAGCGAATTCCCGTTCCTCGAACAGCAAGAGTCTTAAGTCACATTTATTTTTAGAAATATGTGTTATAATTTTTCCAGGTTTTAGTGAGATTACTCCTAAGACATACATTAATAGACGAGAAGTATACGCACCACAGCATGGAAACGTGTTGTTTATGGCAATTTCGCTATAAACATTACCTTTCCTTGCTGTGCCGACTCACAGTAAAGGACAAAGCCGGAGGCATCGTGTCGTTCGGTGTGTTTGATTCACTACTCGGTCTCAAAAGGACCAAGGAAGGAAGCAACATGAGCTGCATTCAGCGAGGCGGCCGTATCGGTCGCGGTGGCAGGATCGGTCGAGGTGGCCGAGTCGGTCGCGGCGGCAGCGAAGGCTGACCAAGGGGAAACCCAGCGGTTCGCGAGAAGGACACTGCGATACACCCGGGGCAGGGATGACGACGCATCGTCGTCCCTGCCTTCGGGCTTAAATATATTACTTCTCGTCTATCATTATACTTTCAAACGATCACCCAGAAGGGTGTTTTTTATTTTGCTAGAAAACAGTCTATAATAGATATAATGCCTAAAACATTCTTTTTTTATGACCTTGAAACAAGTGGGCTAAGCGCCCAGAGTGACCGCATAATGCAATTTGCCGGTATACGAACGGATATGGACCTTCAGCCTATAGGTGAGCCATACAACGTCCTCGTACGACTTAATGATGACACACTCCCAAGTCCCGAAGCTTTGATGGTGACAGGCATTACACCCCAGCAGACAGTTAGTGACGGTTATAGCGAGGCTGAGTTTGCTCGTATCCTCGTCGATGAGATATTTACACCCGATACTATCACTGTTGGATTTAATAGTATTAGATTTGATGATGAGTTTATTCGCCACCTCTTTTGGCGTACATTCCAAGATCCATATGAGTGGGCCTGGAAAGATGGCCGCTCAAGATGGGACCTTCTTGATGTTGTTCGTATCACAAGAGCGCTTCGACCTGAGGGCATCAAGTGGCCGGTTGTTGATGGTAAGGCAGTTAATAGGCTTGAACATATTACAAAAGAAAACGGTATTGTTCATGCGAAGGCACATGATGCACTCAGTGACGTTGAGGCTTTGATTGATGTGACGCGTCTTATTAAAGATAAACAGCCACAACTTTATAATTATCTTCTTGATATGCGTGATAAGAAAAAAGTGCAGCAGCTCATTAATCTTGACGATAAAAAACCATTTGTCTATACAAGTGGACGACTCGACGCGGAGCATGAAAAGACAACCGTCGCATTTCCGCTAACAAGCAGCAAGAATGGTAACGTAGTTGTTTATGATCTTCGCTATGATCCAGCGCTGTTTATAAATCTTTCGTCCGATGAGCTAGCAAAAAAACTCTATGCATCATGGGAAGAGCGAAAGTCTGAGGACTTTGTGCCTCTTCCGGTCAAAGAACTACAATATAACCGCACACCCGCAGTTGCACCGCTCGGTGTTTTGGAATCATGTGATGGCTGGAATAAGATACATCTTACAAAAGATATAATTGAGAGTCATAAATCCGCGCTCGTATCAGCACCTCACTTTGCTGAAAATATTCGTAGCTTATTTGAAAATAGGGCAGAATTTAAAAAATCAAAGGATGCCGAGGCGCAACTCTATGATGGCTTTGTCGCAGATCGTGACAGACTGAGAATTGAAACTGTTCGAAATGCCGATGAGCGAACACTTGCAGATTTTAATCCTGAGTTTACGGATGAGAGATTACCGACACTTCTTATGCACTACAAAGCTCGTAATTATCCCCGTTCACTAAGTGAAGAGGAATCACGCGCATGGGAGCAGTGGCGAACCGAGAGAATAAAGTCCCAGCTTCCATCATTTATGAAGTCGCTTCATAAACTTGCCGCAACAGAACTTGATGACGGAAAGCAGTACGTTATGCAGGAAATGCAACTATGGCTTGAAAGCATTGCACCAACTGATACATCAGACCAAGACAGCGAAGACTAGATTTGGCTGTAACGGTGACGAGGCATTCGCTTCTTCGTAGCAAGATGGTGCTTGGTAAGACGTCGAAATGACAAATTACGGATAAGACCAAAGGCTGCAAATCGCAAAAGAATGAGCCACATAATAACCGCAATGATGAGAAGCATCAAACCTGAAGGAACGGCGTAGCTTGTTCCTGGGACAGCACCAACGAGAAGAAAGAAAAGAAGTGAGGTCAGAATTCCAGAATTCCCAAGAAGCAGCACAACAAGTACGACTATGAGCACGGAAATGATAGTTTTTCGCATTGACACACCTTTTTTATCTTTTGACTTCCTCCGAATATAGCAGCCAGATTACCCTCATGCAACGATAAGCAAGATAGAATAGCAGTCTTACGTAAAAGGGTCTAAAAATGATATAATTATTGGGATGTCTGAGGTGATTAAAGTTCGCGGAGCACGCGAGCACAATTTGAAAAATATCGATGTAGAAATACCTCGAGATAAGTTAGTTGTTATCACTGGCCTTTCTGGATCAGGGAAGTCTTCACTTGCCTTTGATACGATTTATGCCGAAGGTCAGCGCCGTTACGTTGAGAGCCTTAGTAGCTATGCACGCCAGTTTCTTGGCACGATGGATAAACCAGATGTTGATCAAATTGATGGGCTAAGTCCTGCAATTTCAATTGACCAAAAATCAACAAGCCGAAACCCTCGTTCGACGGTTGCGACAGTTAC carries:
- a CDS encoding type II secretion system protein, with product MYKAWALRQSKGFTIVELLIVIVVIGILSAIVIVAYRGIQSNASDAIVKSDETAIFKALRRYKVLKGNYPQSTAELESMADAVTGYPESKIRINTSAYDVTTPAASNDTNRRNLIICVRSGPDPRAGIASLSKSGKIFFYTSFGGPSESTQNWIAQQSTMCPRLGIATTDPGYARSFGYERSATQDPSVGWKPYTNGE
- a CDS encoding alanine--tRNA ligase, with the protein product MTGKITDMNAQEIRQAYLDFFKDRGHAVIPRAKIVPENDPSTLFTGSGMQPMIPFLLGQPHPSGTRLVDSQTCLRAQDIEEVGDNRHTTFFEMLGNWSMGDYFKAEQVPWMFEFLTEVVKLDPSKIYVTCFIGAPEYNIPKDTDAAQIWQTLFATKNITAEVADIGSEEDGYSRGIKDGERIFYYDGSKNWWSRNGGPETTPVGDPCGPDSEMFYDFGTPHNIEYGEFCHPNCDCGRFMEIGNNVFMAYRKEAEGVFVPLEKPNIDHGSGLERIAAAAINDPDAYKISLLWPIIEKLEKISGKSYDANQASMRVIADHLRAATFMAVDGIVPSNKQQGYVMRRLVRRAMIKAFDLGIEQNFLEQIVPVIADLYHNDFPEVAENREQIIAVLIKEEKAFRQTIRKGLLVFSKLQAGGLTGEEVFTLYDTYGFPSELSTEEAFKQGIDLSENWREEFDAKMTEQRERSQTAAKGTFKGGLGGQTLQHKKYHTATHLMYQALRQVLGDHVVQHGSNITEERLRFDFSHPEKVTPEQIQEVEAIVNEQIQKDLKISFAEYPTKVAREEKGALGQFGDRYGDTVKVYKMIADGEDVPFSFEICGGPHVDHTHELIDGGKTFKIIKEESSSAGIRRIKAVLQ
- a CDS encoding cell division FtsA domain-containing protein; translation: MVFDKFRQARKNTSDADYVVALDIGTEFVKALIAKQTDDTLEIVGVGRARQDVSDMYSGAIADISGVVRNCEEALSAAEDQSGIHATRVVIGIAGELVKGVTNTIRYRRPQPDRPLDVAEMEFIIEKVQERAQGKAQKQIALETGNDEVEVKLVNSALVSIHIDGYKVSNPIGFQGKDVAVQIYTAFAPMVHIGALERVADELALELVAVAAEPFAVSRSVLGTDASSTFTAILVDVGGGTTDIAVVNDGGVEGTKMFGIGGRSFTRTIATDMDLNYSDAEKLKVNIDSPQIKASVSKDANAAIDKTLDVWLAGVELALSEFDSVDHLPNRILLCGGGSSLKKIITSLESSAWHKELPFTKQPTVQLINPKEVAGITDATGDANDHTFITAMGLLRVGYDTIIGSSDTDTIKDKLNRLLRI
- the ruvX gene encoding Holliday junction resolvase RuvX, with amino-acid sequence MPQTKSYLALDVGEKRIGVAVGDSGVRIAVPFDTIEVDGNEVERIARLVIDESVDTVVVGYPRNQSGEPTAQTAFVEDFTKQLTDIAPDLVFQDESLTSVIAEQQLKSYKKPYSKGDIDAQAAAIILQDYLEQNA
- the mltG gene encoding endolytic transglycosylase MltG encodes the protein MNNDIRPPRPQQRPERLVQNEPVKPLQPTIRPEAVPSFAPIATPENIPFAPAEPSPIPDPPKLSLPDKKKRSGLRKFMIGLIVVVVLAVIAVIGSYVWYNNQLQAVSSDAKSARVRVTIESGASPAMISTQLHDQKLIRSTFAFDIYTRLSGVRDKLKAGTFSLSPHDTTQQIVDHLVAGKTDEFQLTFLPGATITDNKKTLIKAGYAKADVEAAFNKSYVDKYPDLFNGHPASAGLEGYMYGQTYSFFTTATPEDIISRTLDEFNTHVATLKADFQKQGLTLYQGITLASIIQRETSSTTPDSASSDQSQVSQVFYSRLAANMPLGSDVTAYYGADLIGASHAVTVDTPYNTRIHTGLPPGPIATPSLGALIAASHPAAGDYMYFLSGDDNITYFARTNDEHEQNITNHCQVKCSIP